GAGGTTGCCTGCACAGAAGTTGAGGAGATTCCTCAGTGGTGCCCTCAGCAGCTCCGGTAGTGCTTCAGTCCTGTATGCTGCTCGTGTGTGTAGCACTAGCAAAGCTGCTGAAGACTGCTGAGGAACTTTCTCAACGTAAATGCAAGCACACCCAGTACTCTAACTCTGTATTCTTGTCTTTCTGCCCCGATGATAAGTTTATACATGTCTCAATTTTTCTGTATTTTAGTGGAAACTCATTATTTGCAGTCCCCGCCAACCAAGAGTTTGTCTATGTACGAACTTCATCTTCTATAAGGGAAGACACGGTGGACTTTTTCTTGAAGCAGTTAATAACGTTTTGCTCTCCCGACTACGAGGAAAGCCTATCAGGTGACACACTCGATCACAACTTTCCTTATGCCTaagtacagggtgaatttagcaaaggttacacatttcgatcgagtcGTAAAAATAACATCCCTGGCGCTTCAAGCTTTGCAGACTGATACTCATTTGCCGTAAGTTTTATCCagattttattttgttttcaaatgctatcattTTGTAGAATAAAGTTAGAAGCAACGCAAATTCTCGCCCAATGCATTTCCTATATGGCCTATACCACCCGCAACCCGCcatttttttcctctgtctgcttcacgttcatatCACAACGTATATAGGTGGCGCTGCTTGGAGACGAAGCGAAACCAAAACCTATAGGACAACAAACAACGAAATGGACCAGATGCAGGGTTtcgaggcagcgccacctatatacgtggtgatgtgaacgtgaagcagagagagggaaaaaatgGCGTGTTGCGGGCAGTATAGGCCatataggaaatgcatgggggtgagaatttgctttgcttctcaCTTTTTTCTACAGAGCGATAGCATTTGACAAAAATATGGATGAAACTTCAGGcgaatggctatcagtctgcaaagtttgaagcgccagaaACGTCATTCTCAATTTCTACgacgcgatcaaaatgtgtaacctcctttgctaaattcaccctgtagtaATGTCAGCCTTCCACTGAGGAAGTCACATTTTCGGTCTTCTACCATTGTTGGATCATTTATAATACCCGTTAATATCGTTTCTTTTAGATGACCTTCTTGCTCTGTCTCTTGACCCCACACATAACGATCCCCAGTGTCAAGAACACAGTTTTTCATTGTTTCTGGGGCAGCATGTCGAGCTGGCATTATCGAAAGGCTTTGACGATAACGTGGGGCGGCACCCCATTCCCGCAGACTTTGAGGTATTGAGTTATCATGGGACTCCTTTCGACTAttcttgcgtttgctgaccaagagcgagggagactccgcctcctggatgccggccaataggaggacgcggagggcaggcacttcccaagcctgtgctctcgcctaagagatggcgcagcgttaccgttgtttttgcatttcgcaaggcttctgccatgtctaaccaacggctgaacgaggcttagacaggagcgtagctaccgttatttcgcctgccgcaaggcttctgccatggcacaccaatctaaccaacggctttGGCATTCGTCAAGATGGGAATGAGGCCAAGCggaagtcgcgcgtacgccGGTTAATGGACGGCGAAGCCGTTGGTTAGGTTAGTGCGCCATGGCAGTAGCCTTTCAGAAAGCAAAACagtggcagctgctggttaacggatggcaAAGCatttggttagattggtgcaccatggcagaagccttgcgacatgCGAAGCAACTGTAACGCTGTgtcatctcttaggcgagaccAGAGgtttgggaagtgcctgccacCGTGTCCTCCTATTGGCCTGCTTCCAGGAGCCGGAGcccccctcgctcttggtcagcaaatgcAAGGATAGTCCTCCTTTGTTGTTTCATTTTTTTCCTCTAATCAAGGGGTATAACACGCTTTATCCATTTTGTGTGATAACAGCTCCCCACAATCTCCATGTGGTTCAAAGTGGCAACCAAGCTGCGAGATTTCTTCATGAGGACTGGTGACTCCAAATCCAGTGCAACTCTTCTGTCCAGTCTCAGGACCGCTTTAGATATCGACATTAGGTTTTCCGAAGGGTATGTCTGCCTGCCTCTGGATGCCGTTAAGACGTGTTTAATGAACATGAATGTGTATCAAATCAGGCGCTGCGGGAAGGTCTTACCCCTCGCATCAGCAGCCTATCAAGAAAATCTTCCGCCTCATTATACAGCAGAATATCATCACCGGAAGGTACCTTTGTTCTTCCTTTAGTGGATGTTGATATGGAGTACGGTGACCACAAAAGATAACTAGAGAAGTGAGGCTGTTACATGCTATAATTCGCTATGCATGGTTGACCTCTGTTCTCAGGCGTGAAGGGTCTGAGAAGGAAAAGCATGAGCAAGAAAAATTTATCATTGTACATAGaagtaaaatgcaagcgagctggtgcctcgacgttggcaacatgtcctTGAGCTTGTCCTTGAGCCTTGTCACGTGCTgttcatttttgtgtttttttcttttgtccttcccacaagctcagggacatgttgccaatgtaaaaaaaattctCAATTGGCACTTGTGAATGTTTGTGTTCTTTTGTGGCTTCTTTTTATGCATGTAGCTCATGTTGCTCTCCTACAGAATTCCATCGTACAATGGGCAATATGTCACTGGCACAATTTCTGCTATATGCTGGGACAGTTTATCTCTGCATGGGAGAGGTTAAAGTTTAAAGAAACCATGTGACGAAGTGTTTGTCCAATCGCAAGGCAGCAACAAGGTTGTACTCGTACATCGGCATGGGGTGGTGGGGGGCACAGAAGAAACCACATGCGCCTCAACCTTGAAATGTTGCCCCCTCTTATTATTTGGTAGCGGGACCAAAGAGGTCGCTCCACAGGCAataggggaaagagggaaaGCTGAGCTTGTACAGAGCAGACGCTGCACTTCACTTAATCCTTGAATTTGAAATTGCTGTCCCTCATTTTCTTTTAGCTGGCCGTCGCACTTCAGCTGTTCAGCGCTCACGCTAGGGGGCCTGCTTTTCAGCGTTACGTTCAACAGCTGAAAGAAGACTGCGATGCTGTGTGGAAGGCTGGGCGGCAGATGTGTGAAGTTCTCAGCCTCACTGGAAACCACTGCGTTAACCCAGTATGAAATCTTCACGCACAATGTAAGCTTGTGTCTGGTGTCAGACCAGCATGCTTTTCTGTAGGTCCACAAAACACCCGAGTCAGTCGAGGAGGACGCAGACGAAGACGTCCTCGTCATGCCGCACTGCAGTCAAGTGAAGCTCATTTCTGCCTGTAACTGCGGTCATCAGCAAGGAACACGGGATGACCCTTTTATAGTGAAGGTATATTGCTTTCCTGTGTATTGATACATGTACAGTGctaagtttacggaacatgtaGTTTACAGACATGCTAACAGCAAATGGTGCCGTACAGACTTACAGACATATGCCttggtaacccagtcacctgtttgcaagtctgtACGGTCCCATACGCTGCTAGCATGCCACTCTGAGGAAGAAATgcaccggagcgtgttccgtaaacttttgtccagcccTGTCCACATAACGAAGCAGTGATTCATCCGGACACCTCCCAAATGGTTGGCGACACGCCATCCCTACTTGCCCCTTTCACACCCCCTGTAAGGGGTATGAAAGGAGTAGGTAGGGGTCCTTTTCTTTCCCTTCTTTCCTGTGCATCCCAGGAACAACGGGAAAATAATCCGTAAAGCTGCTATAACTTTGTACCTAACTGTCGTAATGTGATGTTATACAGTTTTATAATGCAGTTGAATACAGTATTAGCTAGCAACTTGTAATACACTTTTAATGTGGCATGCAGGGTAAAGATTAATGTGTTTCTGAAGTCTGTTTGACAAGTGCTTTCAATAcaactctttctctctctctcttccgtTGTACTTCAGGCGGCCAACTACAACTTCTACATGATAATGAGTGCAGAGTGTTGTGGAGAACTGGAAAGGATCACCTTTCCAACCTTCCAGCCTAGCTCTGTGGATCATGGGCCGGCTGCGCCGTCTGCAGCGCCGTGTGCCACTTCCGAACTGCTAGAAGTTGGGCTTCATGCGCAAGCAAAAAGCCACAGCCGCAGTCAGAACCGAAGCCAGGCCAAAAGTGGGACACCCAGTGACATTCGAAGTCCAACACTGTCAGAGTCGGATTCGGAGTTCAGCTCAGAGCCACCAGAAAGCACCTCTGACTCTGGTAAGATTACGCTTTCATTTAGGAAACAAGTTTACAGACAAGCTAAGTCTCCTCTCATCAGTGCTTGAGCTTAGGTATAATTATGCAGTCTTCGAAACATTGTGGAGCAGTAGCTCTGTACAGCACTGTATCTGTAGACCACAGGTAAACACATCCTTGCAGAAGGTGACAAAACAATGGCAGGCATGTGGGAACATTCGGGACAGGCCATTACGGCTTGCTTGCTTGTTGCCCTGTTGATGTGAGAAAATCCATCTCTAAATATGTTCTAATATGTGTCTCGATTTCTCCTTCCAGATGAAACATCATCAAATGAATCTGACAGTGGAAAAAGCCTGTCACTGTCAGGAACGACACAGCACACGGAGGACCCTGATGAAGATGGTGATCTTTCAGACTTCTGTCCTTGAAGGAGTAGTGACAGGCCCCTCCATAAATTATTTATATTTGGCTGCAGAGTGTTGTGTGACAAATAGCATGGTGCATTCTTGCAGTTACGATAGCAAACCTGCAGCATGTGAGTGCAGTCTCTAACCTGCACTGGACTCTGGGATCCTCCACATTGTTGATGTTGATTGAATTGATTAATTGAGTTGAATTGAATGGTTCATGTATTCTTGTACCCTCCAGGGcatttttgtaaattgaataaTGGTATAATCGATATTGGTTGAATTGATTAAGTAATATCGCTCGAATTAATTGGTATTTATCAAATTGATAACTGAACACTAATAACACACCAAACACTAATAACACAAAAAGTTATTGTGTGGTTGCTTATGATAGACTGCTTGAGAATCAAACAAGGCTTATAGCAATCCTAATTTTCCACTTCCCTGCTCCTTTAAGCTATACATTAGACCCCCCCGACAGTTCTACGTTGCCATTGTGAGAAAGCCAGCTCGCTCTTCTTCCATCTTCCCGTCATTTCAGACAAGTATTGTTCGGGTGACAAGGAAGATGTTGCACCGTCATGTGCAGACTTTCTTCCTGGAATGCTCCATTCGCAGAGCCCACCGGGTCTGCTACCATGTTACAGTTCATGGTCGTTGGTGTGCTTAGGGCCTTCCAGCCTCTACTCGCATAGCATAGGTAAGTACCCTCCCAATGGGACTAACGTACCCACTTTTGAAACCTGTCCGAATTTCTGACAGGCATCCAAGACCAGCCAGGCTTCATCACGGGAACAAACTTCCTTCTTCCGTGGGACGTAGCTGTAAAATTTGAAAAAGACCGATGGCCTTCTTTGTGGGAAGGGAAGAGGCCACAAAACtggaaaggaaagaagaacgGGAAAGGTAGAAATAGTAATTGAGGATGTCTAAGTCTGAGTCGGGACACTCGTCATAGATGGAAGGGTACGATGACTCAAAATGCGGGATAGTGTATTAAAAGGCATCTGGATCATGACTAgcgcctgaagttttagggttttacccgattcttccccgaatttgcaccccgaattgaaggttgcctctttagggtgaaacccaatttttaccaggcaaattgccctctctgggatgtctgtaggaatgtaccaactacttgtttggcagaaaaatgcagttacataaccgtttgtaccaaaccgctacagttagtttgaatcaCTGAGCCCAGTTTTTcccccgattttagcgtaatggaagtttattcacccaaatttgcatgaatttagtgcacacatttatttacccgttttttaccccccgaatttggaataAAATAtctcccgaaaacttcaggctctaatcatgACCTACTAGATTGTACCGACCACATtcaacgccacctaggtacggaaggcctgcttattgcctcctctccctccttcgctatgTGAACATATTATAGTCAGAACTCGTCTGCTattgcgattcgccgttctgtgAACTCAAGAACTCGGAAacgattgcagctaacttggaacctgtagacctgaatctgtagacaaaaagtgcaacacgctttctaGAGAAACAGTCATGAGAACGATATGGGACcattttgagctttattttaaaCTTTTTCCCGGTTAGCACGCGGGAACGTCCCATCACttttcgcagacgacggtggttcgtctccatggctacgaccgctgaaagctcgttcgtgattggctactgcCGTGGAAAACActatcctgattggctgactattagttgttacgtcacgtcgacgagtaagcaggctttctctagcTAGGTGTCGTTGCCACGTCATAATATGCAACTGCAATAAAGGGTCCCATCCGCATGATCCGCACATGCGTGCACGTCGGCCCGCAGGATCTCCGTCATGATTGGACagtttaattttaatttttgaACAGTAGCAGCAGACACACTGCCATAGCAGATGACCGCCACAGTACAACTCAAATAAAAGTGCGCAAAATGATGACGACTATCAAGTTATGACAAAGTGACTATGACTCTACCTACCCCGTGGGATATGCAACGCTTGTACAAAAGTCCTAACATAAGCTCGCGTACAAGGTATTATAGCAACTGGAGAAGCAATATAAATCGTCCAATAATCAGGGGTGCCACTAGCCTCCAAATTGTGGAGGGAGGACACAGTGCAGACGACATGGCCACTATAATACGGTAGGTCACGATCTAAATCTACCATGGATGTTTACCGACCTTTACACGCATGTCAACTGCCTGCTTTTCCGCTGCCTGTTTTTGAGTTGCACATTCCAGTTCTCCTTGTTCCATGATATACAAATGgaactatttttctttttcctcacGTTAAAGACGGATACCAGTTCACAGTTAAAGTGTTCCTTGGTGTGGAATACGAATGTCCACGTGGACATCGTTTCATGTGTTCAAGTTCAGATAGGATTCTTCGATGCCCTGCATCTGGCTTGATAAAGGTTGGTGTATGTTTTGTAAAAGTTCCATGTCTTTATGAAAATCCACAGTGAATCTAACTTAGACAAGCTAGCCAAGCTAGCTATCGTCGCAGGCTAGGAGAAGGTAATTGTTACATGTCTGTAGTACTCATCTCCAGGCAAAAGATAGACAAAAATATGGTATGTTCAGCAACTAGGTGGCTTTTATTGCTGGATGACAAGCCCCTGTACCTTTTAGAGCATGCGCATATCATACTTTTGGTATACAAGTGGTCAAATCCAGGGCGGTGTTATATTCGGTTGTTGAGAATAAAAGTGTCCTAATTTTCCGTACCGTTCATTCGTGACAGTAAAAAGTTTGTCATTTCATCCGTAAAATTCAAACTCTCAAAGTAATGACTGGTAATTAATCTGTGGTCCTTTACACAAAAAACGAGTCTGTAGACCCCAGTATGGTTACACGTGCGTGTGTACTGTACTGTAAGCTTTGTTGCATTGTGGTTaacttttctcttcttcttttttctcccTCTCCATCTTAGGAGAATGCTCAGAAAATTGCCAACAGTCACATGCCACTCTACTATCCCTGTCCATGCAGGTGAGTCATCCCAAGCAGTACATctttgcccaatattggaccaatattgggccaacatgcTGTGCTGCATGGGATGTTGGTTTGGAAGTGCATGCGCTACGCATGCTAATTCAATATGCTTGTCACCGTTACTGCTGTGAGTCATGCCATAAATGAATTTTCTGCTAGCCGGGAGAAACATCAGAGGCCCTATACGACCTTTCTGTCTCTCTGCACAGCTTGtgtcaaagttaacttgaacatcGCTCATCGGGAAGAGGACCACCCTGGCAGCGCCTAGCAGAAGGAAGCGCCTTCATAACGAGGGTCACCCCCTCTAACTGTAAATAGATGACCAGAAcaccctccgccgttatttTTACTAAGCACCACCAGAGTCCGCAGTCCGGACTGTTGCGTTCAAGTTAACCCTGATGAGAGCTGTACAAAGTGGATTgcagctgtgtgtgtgttttaagtCAGCATCATCTATGTATTTTGTGTTCTGTGCACCAGTGGTGAAACTATGTTAACCCCAAAGGACTACTTCCTTTGTGTAACAGTAGTAGTAACAGTAGCAGTAGCACTAGACTTTAAATTAAAATATTTATACTACTGCGGGGGTACAACGATTGCCATCGAAGCACATTACCGGTACGTTACCAAGAACCGTTGCACGTGTTCTGCTAGAAAAGTTTCACGTTTAAATACTTCACACCCCTAACCGTGTAAACGTGCATTTGACAAACTGCAGGTCCGGCAAACCACAGGTTGCTCAGCTGATGCGCGTACATGTGGTGACGCCCAAAGCTCCGGTTCATGTCACTTTGAATCCTAGGGTACAACCAGCTCCACCCCCATCACCCATATTTTCCCCAGGGAACAAAGAGCCGGTCAAACTGTCTCAGTCTGCGTACTGGGTACTTCGGCTACCGTATCCTtttgcaagtttttttttttttttttatcggtgTGCAACAGTCATAGAACTGTTGCACGTTGCAGCTTTGTCTTGAAGTCAAACCTCGTAAAACTCATCTTTGCATCCCCTGATTTGCTTGATTGTCATTTGGGGAAAAACCCAAAAATGAAGCCATAATGTAAGTTCATCTACTGGTACCGGCCGGCACTGCAGAATGCGCAAGAGGtgctctttccttttcttctctctctctcgctctctccctttttcttttctctctctttctaatTTTCTACCAGATCTCGGCCCCCTTTATCctgttttacggctcctgaaacAAATCTGCATATTCCCtcttccccccctcccccccccccaaaaaaaaatctgaaaataGAAAATCCAAGCACAGGGCTATTGCATATGTATCCAGAAATATTCGTGAATTTCAGCCCCAATAAGAACGTCCCAGCATCACAATAAAAGAGCAGTAGTCTGCATTGTCTCTTTTGTGAAGTATCTGCAGAATTGCAAATTGTTGCTATTCAACCTAAATTatgcatagagcctgaagtttgcgggaaataattttttgaaattcggggggta
This sequence is a window from Ornithodoros turicata isolate Travis chromosome 10, ASM3712646v1, whole genome shotgun sequence. Protein-coding genes within it:
- the LOC135370740 gene encoding nonsense-mediated mRNA decay factor SMG8-like, whose product is MARSSKTSKPPLRGYKFDVSNIEDALSDLTSVSKERVCIVSFIGKTALYAESIKSHLIDDVVGRNVLEPELGTDREIGQENYKIEGYYHPENRVIFLHLLGLFDTYCAADVCRRLEQELNEKSFLELWSSLQCSVAQTLLYLFHISHVVVIVHPTATFDVSYIHLFRTLDSIRQKCLSSVVDALKPLPISTDWVQNGRPCSPRVLFVFLQCPLEGNESELLDVRPKGKASKLSPIKKLEHSLEDQIYRILRKSRVITNISGNSLFAVPANQEFVYVRTSSSIREDTVDFFLKQLITFCSPDYEESLSDDLLALSLDPTHNDPQCQEHSFSLFLGQHVELALSKGFDDNVGRHPIPADFELPTISMWFKVATKLRDFFMRTGDSKSSATLLSSLRTALDIDIRFSEGRCGKVLPLASAAYQENLPPHYTAEYHHRKLAVALQLFSAHARGPAFQRYVQQLKEDCDAVWKAGRQMCEVLSLTGNHCVNPVHKTPESVEEDADEDVLVMPHCSQVKLISACNCGHQQGTRDDPFIVKAANYNFYMIMSAECCGELERITFPTFQPSSVDHGPAAPSAAPCATSELLEVGLHAQAKSHSRSQNRSQAKSGTPSDIRSPTLSESDSEFSSEPPESTSDSDETSSNESDSGKSLSLSGTTQHTEDPDEDDKYCSGDKEDVAPSCADFLPGMLHSQSPPGLLPCYSSWSLVCLGPSSLYSHSIGIQDQPGFITGTNFLLPWDVAVKFEKDRWPSLWEGKRPQNWKGKKNGKDGYQFTVKVFLGVEYECPRGHRFMCSSSDRILRCPASGLIKENAQKIANSHMPLYYPCPCRSGKPQVAQLMRVHVVTPKAPVHVTLNPRVQPAPPPSPIFSPGNKEPVKLSQSAYWVLRLPFVYEGDSGPYILPKEPVPADVARLLCGVYGVVEQASMR